A window of the Plasmodium vivax chromosome 12, whole genome shotgun sequence genome harbors these coding sequences:
- a CDS encoding histidine -- tRNA ligase, putative (encoded by transcript PVX_118235A) — protein MSISVYKSKVFNTKDVVDVCIHQRHLKLEPSSFKDSVYKLNEHKIAVDELAKADGSFTTREEVPVGGEEAPKGGKTGQGKPRSYHMDELKCLYFFFLINMLRFKNNLDLNLIRSVCCSINNTTECTCGVEGSCPSSVVPLPSAPPQGGPPHSEVLKQFFISNLEKCAKLEYNLNDFNMCISGVLENCSIVFLNAYKTVSLCKYLTCCLCNLLELFHINSEVLFKNAFNSNANNSNIQSINELIGKIKWMTHDSKVEKNKDLSKIFSANLLLFVYTQSKLTDDGEYFMYLINQNFKNSIDSYRSEYTEGMNSLNGYITMLSRSINDTLGVHIKNVLDITAKVVPLFVAKLHEFVTANEQIVEEHADLKKPLSNGFILLHDATAEQNTSTGSLLSKLYEEKYLKSIEERFLQMELPNELQKFSELNSIFCELLILLTDMIIQTNIMYDIKAYNKALAQLLKNKKVSGGVHHIGVGCLEFKNFLYSLMAEKGDSQLGIFKPTEGETNEAIPISGNKIVINNFFPALRRSLNLYKLDDQIGEVLIQKNINFNLKVPKGAKDFTGEDMQLRNIFFDFIKKKFLLHGAVEIDTPIFELKETLTDKYGEDSKLIFDLKDQGGENLSLRYDLTVPLYRFVNTNNLNSLKRFHIGKVYRRDEPSMNRGRFREFYQCDFDIVGKYDTVRTDFHILFIFWDILNNLKKVIGNFNCKINHRKILEYMLLSSNIHKDKVKTISSSIDKLDKITFQQFRDELLNEKGIPVESVDKIETYISKTLSLSPFLVIEFLRNDLNESPFDEAYKNEVYQVINHLEEIFELLKHFNMLNQFSFDLSLARGLDYYTGIIFEFVLLSETGLGSVAAGGRYDYLIRNKRKEYIPSVGASVGIERIIAIAEGVVKKGGLFVGPGGGGLLTKKEVTVEDSPHGKVASSGNAASPGLALKDNSVEVLICNIKKNCFKETIELCKKLWEEDISTEFIYVKDQKIQKQLVYALEKQIPLAVIIGDEIERGVIKLRELTQDKEKSAGEQEIKLEDCVQEIKSYFRENLTWKQSITNALFGRAGV, from the coding sequence ATGAGCATAAGCGTTTACAAGAGCAAAGTGTTCAACACCAAAGATGTGGTCGACGTATGCATACACCAGAGGCACCTGAAGCTGGAGCCGTCCAGCTTTAAGGATTCCGTTTATAAATTGAACGAGCATAAGATAGCAGTAGACGAGTTAGCAAAAGCGGATGGGTCGTTCACCACTAGGGAAGAAGTACCTgtagggggggaagaagccccaaaaggggggaaaaccgGGCAAGGAAAACCCCGCAGCTATCACATGGACGAATTGAAATgcttgtactttttttttctgataaaTATGCTACGATTTAAGAACAATTTGGATTTAAATTTGATAAGGAGCGTTTGCTGTTCGATTAATAACACCACCGAGTGTACCTGCGGGGTCGAGGGGTCATGCCCCTCCTCAGTTGTTCCCTTGCCCAGTGCACCACCCCAAGGGGGACCGCCTCACAGCGAAGTGCTAAAACAGTTCTTCATTTcgaatttggaaaaatgtgCCAAATTGGAATACAACCTTAACGATTTCAACATGTGTATAAGTGGTGTCCTAGAAAACTGTAGCATCGTTTTTTTGAATGCCTATAAGACGGTATCCTTGTGCAAGTACCTGACCTGCTGCCTTTGCAACCTTCTGGAGTTATTTCACATAAACAGTGAGGTGCTATTTAAGAACGCCTTTAACAGTAATGCGAATAATAGCAACATACAATCCATAAATGAGCTGATAGGCAAGATCAAATGGATGACTCACGATTCGAAGGTGGAGAAGAATAAGGACttgtccaaaatttttagCGCAAATTTGTTGTTGTTTGTTTATACGCAAAGTAAGCTAACGGATGACGGTGAATATTTCATGTACCTAAtaaatcaaaattttaaaaacagcaTAGATAGTTATAGAAGTGAGTACACCGAGGGGATGAACTCGTTAAATGGCTACATCACCATGTTGAGTAGAAGCATAAATGACACTCTTGGGGTGCACATCAAGAATGTGCTTGACATTACAGCCAAGGTGGTGCCATTATTTGTTGCGAAGTTGCACGAATTTGTTACGGCGAATGAGCAAATTGTGGAAGAACACGCAGATTTGAAGAAGCCCCTGTCGAACGGGTTTATATTGCTCCACGACGCCACCGCTGAGCAAAACACCTCTACAGGTTCGCTCCTCTCCAAGTTGTATGaagagaaatatttaaagaGCATCGAGGAGAGGTTCCTACAGATGGAACTCCCCAATGAGTTGCAAAAGTTTAGCGAATTGAACAGCATATTTTGCGAGCTGCTAATTCTGCTAACCGATATGATCATTCAGACGAACATTATGTACGACATAAAGGCTTATAACAAAGCGCTAGCACAATTGttgaagaataaaaaagtgtCTGGGGGCGTTCACCACATAGGGGTAGGGTGCCTCGAGTTTAAGAACTTTCTCTACTCCCTGATggcagaaaagggggactcCCAACTGGGCATTTTTAAACCAACAGAAGGGGAGACAAACGAAGCAATACCTATAAGTGGAAATAAAATCGTTATCAATAACTTCTTTCCTGCACTGAGGAGAAGTTTAAATTTGTACAAATTGGACGACCAAATTGGGGAAGTGCTAATCCAGAAGAAtatcaattttaatttgaaagTTCCCAAAGGTGCCAAAGACTTTACAGGGGAAGACATGCAGTTGAGAAATATCTTTTTCgattttataaagaaaaagtttttaCTACACGGGGCAGTAGAAATAGatacccccatttttgaacTTAAGGAGACATTAACGGATAAATATGGAGAGGACTCCAAATTAATATTCGATTTGAAAGAccaaggaggggaaaatctATCCCTTAGGTACGATCTAACTGTGCCTTTGTATCGCTTTGTAAATACAAACAATTTGAATTCCCTGAAAAGATTTCATATAGGGAAAGTGTACCGGAGAGATGAACCGAGCATGAATAGAGGCAGGTTTAGAGAATTCTATCAATGCGATTTTGACATCGTAGGAAAATATGATACAGTCCGCACAGACTTCCACATTCTGTTTATATTCTGggacattttaaataaccTAAAAAAAGTGATTGGCAATTTTAACTGCAAAATAAATCACAGAAAAATTTTAGAGTACATGCTTCTCTCCAGTAATATTCATAAGGATAAGGTAAAAACGATTTCCAGCAGTATAGACAAATTGGATAAAATAACTTTTCAGCAATTTCGGGATGAGTTATTAAATGAGAAAGGAATCCCCGTCGAATCGGTTGATAAAATAGAAACGTACATTTCGAAGACGTTAAgtttgtccccttttttggtcATCGAATTTTTAAGAAACGATTTAAATGAATCCCCTTTTGATGAAgcatacaaaaatgaagtgtATCAAGTTATTAACCATTTGGAGGAAATTTTTGAGTTgctaaaacattttaatatgctCAATCAGTTTTCCTTTGATTTGTCTCTCGCCAGGGGGTTGGATTACTACACGGGGATTATCTTCGAATTTGTTCTCCTGTCCGAGACGGGACTGGGGAGTGTGGCTGCGGGCGGGAGATACGATTACCTGATAAGGAACAAGCGCAAGGAGTACATCCCCTCCGTTGGCGCTTCTGTCGGTATTGAGCGGATCATTGCCATCGCCGAGGGGGTGGTAAAGAAGGGTGGCTTGTTTGTGGGtccaggggggggcggccTTCTCACAAAGAAGGAGGTAACCGTGGAGGATTCCCCCCACGGGAAGGTTGCCTCTTCGGGGaatgccgcttcccccggcCTGGCCCTGAAGGACAACTCGGTGGAAGTCCTCATATGCAACATCAAGAAAAACTGCTTTAAAGAGACCATCGAGTTGTGCAAAAAGTTGTGGGAGGAGGACATATCGACGGAGTTTATCTACGTGAAGGACCAGAAGATACAGAAGCAGCTGGTGTACGCCTTGGAGAAGCAGATCCCCCTGGCGGTTATAATTGGCGATGAAATTGAAAGGGGCGTCATCAAACTACGGGAGCTGACGCAGGACAAGGAGAAGTCCGCGGGGGAGCAGGAAATCAAGCTAGAAGATTGTGTGCAGGAGATAAAAAGTTACTTCAGGGAGAACCTGACGTGGAAGCAGAGCATCACGAACGCTTTGTTTGGCCGGGCGGGGGTGTAG
- a CDS encoding hypothetical protein, conserved (encoded by transcript PVX_118240A) has translation MEVEWDSETVTKFYNYLCGTISYQNCVELEKDLRIETGTEEKLNKHSCSSCSDHHGDVNISCFKFKKDDDDVLGEILDSEKDQENVKASLAEITQKAFTIYSNVIAKAASKGDNKVTLETDHFLRSDILRLVFSKYITTKAKERITEISSKSTKNIVTLANPLNMNEHDLNKIETDTIANLMHDYVGLQKNFLGRDYTKLIFDELVFIEYNNQFNSFGREYKNVRTDFYCWTYITSLDRQKQRGLYKLLKELSLLPYELNKKANLSLQIGTLFQFLYFSPNKSYLKKHCQGGYGKMDNGKKVTCIYVPFVHSNDDVEIKLYRSEYNGVNEESEESEGRGKTEPNVRDATTVPSNQTDDGAPFRVIKPESDSLIFLQTRNVSYEISKTKNKFFTVNFSISGPVSTERRL, from the coding sequence ATGGAAGTCGAGTGGGACAGCGAAACTGTGacaaaattttacaattatttgtGCGGGACGATTAGCTACCAAAATTGCGTCGAATTGGAAAAGGATCTGCGAATCGAAACCGGAAcggaggaaaaattaaacaaacaTAGTTGCAGCTCATGTAGTGACCATCATGGCGATGTAAATATAAGTTgcttcaaatttaaaaaagatgatgatgatgtaCTGGGAGAAATACTAGACAGTGAAAAGGACcaagaaaatgtgaaagcgTCCCTGGCAGAAATAACACAAAAGGCATTCACCATATATTCAAATGTAATTGCCAAGGCTGCTTCCAAAGGGGATAATAAAGTAACCCTAGAAACggatcattttttaagaagtGATATTTTGAGACTCGTTTTTAGTAAGTACATAACAACAAAGGCGAAGGAAAGAATCACAGAAATAAGTTCCAAgagcacaaaaaatattgtcaCTTTGGCGAACCCTCTGAATATGAACGAACATGacttaaataaaatagaaacaGACACAATTGCAAATTTGATGCACGATTATGTGGGGCTACAGAAAAATTTCCTGGGGAGGGACTACACTAAGTTAATATTTGACGAGTTAGTTTTTATAGAGTATAATAACCAGTTTAACTCATTTGGCAGGgagtacaaaaatgtgagaacCGATTTTTACTGCTGGACGTATATTACTAGCTTGGACAGGCAGAAACAGAGGGGGCTATATAAACTGCTGAAAGAGCTGTCATTACTCCCGTATGAGctaaataaaaaggcaaatttATCCTTGCAGATAGGTACGCTATTTCAGTTTTTGTACTTCTCCCCTAATAAgtcttatttaaaaaagcatTGCCAAGGGGGGTatggcaaaatggacaaCGGAAAGAAAGTTACGTGTATTTATGTCCCCTTTGTGCATTCAAATGATGACGTAGAAATTAAGTTGTACAGAAGTGAGTACAACGGGGTGAATGAGGAGAGTGAGGAGAGTGAGGGGAGGGGTAAGACAGAACCGAACGTTCGTGATGCCACAACCGTTCCGTCCAACCAAACGGATGATGGTGCCCCTTTTCGCGTGATCAAACCGGAAAGCGACTCGCTCATCTTTTTGCAAACGAGGAATGTCTCGTACGAAATTTCGAAGACGAAGAATAAGTTTTTCACCGTGAACTTTTCCATCTCGGGGCCCGTTTCCACGGAGCGGCGCTTATAA
- a CDS encoding hypothetical protein, conserved (encoded by transcript PVX_118245A) — protein MLQKISCLPLIGKICKNHQKATFASVPLVNKIVRTSNYFRFSNLANKKGEAVSNVPHDGSSFLLFGDCTVYHKKGLTYEMGHRRSVHLGNSTECIIPTHGIRNSIRGRPWGSESPHRSEDSGKGTPPTNSIRSGCVEKTLHFSWLKTIRKKQYYKIIGKMGVKKRNAGMYWSFYVNKRKKIRKKRRTI, from the coding sequence ATGcttcaaaaaataagttgCCTTCCTTTAATTGGGAAAATCTGTAAGAACCACCAGAAGGCCACCTTTGCGTCTGTTCCGTTagtaaacaaaattgtgcgcACAAGCAACTACTTCCGTTTTAGCAATttagcaaataaaaaaggcgaagcggtgagCAACGTGCCGCATGATGGCAGTTCCTTTCTGCTCTTCGGGGACTGCACCGTCTATCATAAAAAGGGGTTAACTTACGAAATGGGGCATAGAAGAAGCGTCCATTTGGGAAACAGCACTGAGTGTATTATCCCAACACATGGCATACGGAACAGCATCAGAGGTAGACCCTGGGGAAGTGAGAGCCCCCATCGGAGTGAAGACTCTGGAAAGGGAACACCCCCCACCAATTCGATACGCAGCGGATGTGTAGAAAAAACACTGCATTTTAGTTGGCTCAAAACTATTAGGAAGAAACAGTACTACAAGATTATCGGAAAAAtgggagttaaaaaaagaaacgctGGAATGTACTGGAGCTTCTACGTCaacaagaggaagaaaattagAAAGAAGCGCAGGACTATTTGA
- a CDS encoding fructose 1,6-bisphosphate aldolase, putative (encoded by transcript PVX_118255A) has protein sequence MATGSEYKNAPLKLPAEVAEEIATTAKKLVEAGKGILAADESTQTIKKRFDNINVENTIENRASYRDLLFGTKGLGKFISGAILFEETLFQKNEAGVPLVNLLHDEGIIPGIKVDKGLVTIPCTDDEKSTQGLDGLAERCKEYYKAGARFAKWRAVLVIDPVKGKPTDLSIQETAWGLARYASICQQNKLVPIVEPEILADGSHTIEVCATVTQKVLASVFKALHDQGVLLEGALLKPNMVTAGYDCAVKTNTQDIGFLTVRTLSRTVPPSLPGVVFLSGGQSEEEASVNLNSINALGPHPWALTFSYGRALQASVLNTWKGKKENVEKAREVLLKRAEANSLATYGKYKGGAGGADAGASLYEKKYVY, from the exons atg GCCACTGGATCCGAATATAAAAACGCCCCCCTCAAACTACCCGCAGAAGTTGCTGAAGAAATAGCAACCACAGCAAAGAAGCTTGTTGAAGCAGGAAAGGGAATTTTAGCTGCTGACGAATCGACCCAAACTATTAAGAAAAGATTCGATAACATCAATGTAGAAAACACCATCGAGAACAGAGCTAGCTACAGAGACCTACTTTTCGGAACCAAGGGATTAGGCAAATTTATATCAGGAGCAATTCTCTTTGAAGAAACCCTATTCCAGAAGAATGAAGCTGGTGTCCCTTTGGTAAATTTATTACACGATGAGGGAATCATTCCAGGAATTAAAGTTGACAAAGGATTGGTTACCATCCCATGCACTGATGATGAGAAGTCCACCCAGGGATTAGATGGTCTAGCTGAGAGGTGTAAAGAATATTACAAAGCTGGTGCAAggtttgcaaaatggagagctgTATTAGTAATTGATCCAGTAAAGGGAAAGCCAACTGATTTATCCATTCAGGAAACTGCATGGGGATTAGCTCGATATGCATCCATCTGTCAACAGAACAAACTTGTGCCAATTGTTGAACCCGAAATTTTGGCCGATGGTTCTCACACTATAGAGGTATGCGCAACTGTAACTCAGAAGGTCTTAGCTTCTGTTTTTAAAGCATTACATGATCAGGGAGTTTTGTTGGAAGGAGCTTTATTGAAGCCCAACATGGTGACCGCAGGATACGACTGTGCTGTGAAAACCAATACTCAGGATATTGGTTTTCTCACAGTGAGAACTTTAAGTAGGACAGTGCCACCATCCTTACCAGGAGTTGTATTCTTATCTGGAGGTCAatctgaagaagaagcatcTGTCAATTTGAATTCCATCAATGCGTTAGGCCCACACCCATGGGCGTTGACCTTTTCCTACGGTAGAGCATTGCAGGCATCTGTCTTGAATACctggaaaggaaagaaggagAATGTTGAGAAGGCCAGAGAAGTGTTGCTAAAGAGAGCAGAAGCGAACTCCTTGGCGACTTATGGAAAGTACAAGGGAGGTGCAGGCGGAGCCGATGCAGGAGCATCCCTTTACGAAAAGAAGTACGTCTATTGA
- a CDS encoding hypothetical protein, conserved (encoded by transcript PVX_118260A) yields the protein MNDMMKEDSQIKCKNIVSMYTIRMYLNGVIIGYVFRREIYRKFYVYKNDNLLFHCLKKGFSSVARNKGPPNTAHLSPKSLSHHRKIRLASKLNYYGSRKGNKYVCNFFPFRNLSNLKKNMEVSNFLASRLAFWTCFCTLTCWELNTVFESSVISPIFSGLVASAFNKVIFREYQKILIPGWLGCILSYIIFI from the exons ATGAATGATATGATGAAGGAGGATAGCCAAATAAAGTGCAAAAACATCGTATCCATGTACACCATTCGAATGTACCTAAATGGGGTCATAATTGGTTACGTTTTTAGACGTGAAATTTATAGAAagttttatgtatataaaaatgacaacTTGCTATTTcattgtttaaaaaaagggttcaGTTCAGTAGCACGCAATAAGGGTCCTCCGAACACAGCTCACTTATCACCCAAGAGTTTATCTCATCATAGAAAAATCCGTCTGGCTAGTAAATTAAACTACTACGGTAGTCGTAAGGGCAACAAATATGtctgtaattttttccccttccgtAATTTatccaatttgaagaaaaacatggAGGTCTCAAACTTCCTCGCTTCGAGACTTGCATTCTGGACAT GCTTCTGCACCCTAACGTGCTGGGAATTGAACACCGTATTTGAGAGTAGCGTGATCTCCCCCATATTTTCTGGCCTCGTAGCTTCCGCATTCAA CAAGGTAATTTTCAGGGAGTATCAGAAGATTCTCATCCCTGGATGGCTCGGCTGCATCTTAAG Ctacattattttcatttaa
- a CDS encoding hypothetical protein (encoded by transcript PVX_118265A) yields the protein MGVLLHIGVLLPLREQIGELAKALQDVSAERDIPTEEKANSENPLYLKLYEEKKSTITEFLNKEKKKAYEQLESFKNEALKKINIINEKNEDVKKQADILTTERNKNLCFLKNLETKLENIKKAIM from the coding sequence ATGGGGGTGCTTCTACACATAGGCGTGCTTCTCCCACTCCGTGAACAGATAGGCGAGCTCGCAAAGGCGCTGCAGGACGTGTCCGCTGAAAGGGACATCCCCACAGAAGAAAAGGCCAACTCGGAAAACCCCCTTTATCTCAAATTgtacgaagaaaaaaaaagcaccatCACCGAATTTTtgaataaagaaaagaaaaaggcgtaCGAACAATTGGAGagctttaaaaatgaggcgctcaaaaaaattaacataataaatgaaaaaaacgaagacgTAAAAAAGCAGGCAGATATACTGACCAcggagaggaacaaaaatcTGTGCTTCCTCAAAAACTTGGAAACGAAGCttgaaaatattaagaaGGCCATCATGTGA